In the Leptospiraceae bacterium genome, one interval contains:
- a CDS encoding heavy-metal-associated domain-containing protein, with protein sequence MKTLELNVNGMSCGHCVNTITKSLKALAGVKEVEVSLLNKKVSVSFEENTVQAEKIKESIVDAGYEVA encoded by the coding sequence ATGAAAACTTTAGAACTCAACGTAAACGGAATGAGTTGTGGGCATTGTGTGAATACAATCACGAAATCTTTAAAAGCCTTAGCGGGAGTGAAAGAAGTTGAGGTTTCACTTCTCAATAAAAAGGTAAGTGTTTCTTTTGAAGAAAATACAGTGCAAGCTGAAAAGATAAAGGAAAGTATTGTGGATGCAGGGTACGAGGTTGCCTAA